The Vitis vinifera cultivar Pinot Noir 40024 chromosome 3, ASM3070453v1 region TGGTAATAGAATACGAAacacaaatgatttttttttaattactttataatGGGACTGGTAATTTTAGGCTTGTGGgcaacactttttttttttttgtttttttttgtttttaccatCCCATCCTAAATAAACACAAAACATAATAATTACCATGTGgggtaaaaattttattttttatgattatttacaAATATTGATGTCATTAATTTAATGTGACAAAAATGAAACTTTCTTTTGTCACTTAACATTATCATAATCAAGAATGTTGTGGCTATTacttaattaatcaaatattacTTTAGTATGACAtcaaaaaaattaccaaaataaatgGTAAACAAATATAAGTAGTGTTTCTAAATActactttataaaaattaatttatacaaGTTGTTCATAGTGACGGAGCCAACATTTAAGTTTAGAGGAGGCAATCTCTAACAAGTCATGGGCTTTGGTCTAATGGTTCAAGGACTATTCTAGTTAAGGGGTAAACCATGGTCATGGGTTCAAGTCGTCTctagataaatataaataggaGAACTAAAGCAGATATATCTCCAgataaataaataggagaacAGATAATCAGATCGAATATATCTCTATATtcatatttatctattcatatttatctagatctatttatatttatctgtAAATCTCATAAATATATAACCAAGTAATGAGATAGATAATAAGATAATATGAGATAAGCCATTCAGAGATAAATCTCatataaaaaacataacatCCCATATGAGAAATGTCTACTGCAACTCTAGAAAAACATATATGAGAAATGTCTACTGAATTTTCTCCATGTGGATTAAATCAGAAATGTCCAATAAATATGGAGTTTACTAAATTTTCTCCATATGGATTAAATCAGAAATACCCAATGAATATGGAGATAAATTCTCTCATCATATATGAATATAGAACTTAATTCATTTAAGACAATAAATATTGAATGGATTAAATCAGAAATATCCAATAAATATGGAGTCTACTAAATTTTCTCCATATGGATTAAATCATAAATACCCAATGAATACGGAGATAAATTTCTCTCATCATATACAAATATAGAACTTAATTCATTTAAGACAATAAATATTGAATCGAACCAGAGaaccatggctctgataccaaatgtaagataaaaatctctaataattacaagtaataaaatgaaaatccaagATCATACCTCTAGCCATGACAATCAGATTCACATAAAATAAGGATTTGTTGGCTAGTCCTTACAAGATCTTATGTTCATGCACCGATGAAACTCACAGACTTATTCTTGTAGACTAGAGACCTTTTTTCCCACTTCTGGTgtatatttgtattttcttttctcttcttcccatcaaagaagaCTTAGGTAGTTCTCAACCAAGTAATATGTCTCATGTCTATAGACATGGGTGGTTACTCCATAAGAGATGTGACCCCACGTTTCATTCattttaggaaaaataatatttaaatggaccataattttaaaaaaaattattttattttattgaaaatataaaacaatttccaaCATCTATATCATTCGATCAATGGAAATGGGGTGAACTTCTAGTTGAACTCTAATGgtgaaaaataatgatatggCTTGGTCTCAAggctcatatttttttttggagccCACACTTGTAATAAGAGATGTGGAAAAcccaacaatctcccacttaCACATCGGTTTAAGTTGGACGATCATCAACCCAATAGTCATGATTTTAAGCCTTCTCACCCAAAAAACTAACTCAAAAGTATGAGTATTTTCCTCACCCTTATAAGGAGTTATCCAATCCCTTTCATAACTGATGTGGGACAACCCGACAAAGGTCTATTGGAACCTTAGAATTCAAGTATGAATAATGAAGAATTCGGTTAAGAAAACTCTTTTAGAGTATGGTGAATTGCTACGTAACTTGAGATTTAAGCCAAAATGAGTGGGCATGGATGGATTATAGAACCACTATAAATTGTATTTGCATTCTCTTTAAGAGAATCATACCTCTCATTAAGAGTACTTACCATACATAATCAACTAAAACCTAGTCTTGATTGACACCCATTACCAATCATGACATAATTTTTGTGGTTGTGGCAATCAAGGGCTCGTTTGAGTATCCCCACTGAGCTTCGGGTATTTGATCCAAGTTGGGCCCCAACCCAGATTTATTTGGGCTGGGCTTGAAACTGGTTCTTGGACCTGATCAGCTCCTAAGCCTAGACAACGGGTTTACAGACCCAACCCATCCTTGCCGACCAGGACCAACCCAGCCCAAAGGGTCTGGACGTTGCAACTAAaccattttttacttttctgtTGTACTGTTACAAAATTATCTCATGTTTGTTGTATTTAATGCAAAATTAAGAGTGAAGTCAGAAATAGCTTATGCTTTGTTCTCGatacaatttaaaattgaattgtCATTTATTTCGAATTGCAAATTTCATTCTCGATAATACTgctaaatttgagaattttcaaTTGTTAAGATGGATTTAAGAGTTTTAGAATGTATGAAAGTGATTTTAGTTAAATCACTTTTATCTACTATGTTTTTGTTAATACAACTCTAATTATaagtacttttaaaaataatcccttcatgtttgaatataaatactttaaaaagGGAATCATTTAACTAGAAAGACGTTTTCATAGTGtattcaataattaaaaaaagtaactTTGGGAAAAATTACTTACCTTCACTACTCTTAAGGAGTCCTTCAATTAATTTCGTTGTAACTTTGGaagtagttttaaaaaatttgttaaacacataattttttttataaatcaatccGTGAGACCCTTGGATTAATTAACCAAAGATAAAAGGTTTTAGATTTTGTAGATGCCTAACATTCATTCGAAATAGATGTGATtgctactcaaaaagtgctatttgatagcttgtaattaactcttttaaacacttttgagtagtagttattgccttttaacccaattaacatgttaaggacccttgcaatcaattctaatcactttatgcaagttttggtgtttttgttagtaatttgatcaccaaaacaatccaagattgaggagagttatttggaatccatggcaaagcaatgaagagctcaaattcatgaagaaccaagctttggagctccatagccctttgccaaagtcgttcaaagtatgcaaggagagaggcaaggagaagaggaaaacagagtgaagaaaacagaggacaagcagctgcagtcttcatgcgcacttttggagcatttcccgaagtccattttctacattctatataccatttcaaagctcaggaagtcaagaatccaatgcttcaaacggtacgtgattcggagttgaaacgaagaagttacagccattgcaagcagatcactccaaagtgttgcgaaatcagccttttgttgcgagaatttcgcagcctttttgtacagtgctatggaattcctcctgaagctacccgatacatgccgcaagctggaacgctgagaacctcaaggtggaagccaatttcgcagccctgtgagtttaacttgttgttgcgaaaatatttcgcagccctcttgggtgtctgcgaaatctcgcagacaccattttcacctgcgaaatggttcctgaagcttcccgatattttccaccgactcttttggatatttttcttcagatatttttgtataaatttccattttctccttgtattcagccactcatgtaattccttagctaggaagtgtccaaggaagggtaaattaccttcctatataaactctcttgcatcCACTATAAAACGGACGCTCGGAGAAGTATGTAATATAGATacaatatatagaatcaacgaacagagcacttgctctgtttttcatatatattcttgtcttctctttcattttcattttctagccaaccaaactttgaggatttttcctcagaggatgagaggctaggctctttgtctcttggagtgaggaaagccgggtaagtttccacatacataatttggaagttttgttgttttagtttttaatgaagagaaagtgtaacccgttaatggtttttatctttttagttaacttaaaacgcctttaaatcacctgggccaacacttggtaaggcaagtgatttccaaccatggaaatgcactagtttaccccttgcgagcctttgggaggtgacttcaaggtaggattttctagaatagccaacacttggtaagcttttggactccaaggagacatccattagttatctcttgcgagcttttgacaggtaatccaaggttaaagatcaccttgaatggcaagtgctaagtgagaggtatgagccattgcaaagtgcatcagtgagagagatttagtgtttgaacccattaatgggaagcatctgtacaacaccggttagagaattaactatatgttaattctctaatgcgaggaaaagaaacaagtgaccggaactccctttttgtatgaggaatctgagcctagtgatctaaactccaagaaacatttttctttataagtaaaatcagttactatttttggttagcttaaaaccaactttttccatttaaacatctttatgttttcttttaaagctaactttgaaatgaaaaggcaccaattcagctttgaattgatatcatttgtgaagtgaaaacccatcccagtgaacgatcctagagccactatactatagtagctttttctttgctaccctagtatatagtgttataggttataaattttgttgatcactccctcaatcaaggagcaccagttagacacgaatcagctgagacaccaattgggcacgaatcaaatggcgccgttgccggggatcgaacctcgaatcaaatggtgccattgccactgctagggacgaatcaagaTGCATGACCAAAATCGTATCAAATGTTGGAACTAAGAAATCTTGAGAGCGAGTCATGCAATTAAGAACCTTCTAAGCATCATCTCATCCATAGAAAGTCTGATCCTTCTTTAATTAGTCTTTCAATTCCAGCAGTACCAGTGCTCAAATTTCTCCCATGGGCAGCTAACATGAGTACAGCAAAACTTTCATTGAAGCTGGGTAATTAATGTGGAGAGAAAAAGGGATATAAATGGAAAGACTAGAGAGGATAATGGTGGATCCACCTATAAAACATCTCATAACTTTCCCTACGTCTGTACTCAGTGGGTGAATGGCCAGCTCCctatacaaaacaaaaagaataaggAATAATCCAATTACCCTTCAGTgaaaagatgaagagatttagGTGAAgagtttattaattttcttaccTTTAAAGTTGAATATGTTAAGCTATAGGCCTTGTTGACATACTTCCTTGTGTACCTATAGCAAATATGCAATGGAATGATTATGAGACTGTcaatgtgaaagaaaagaaggaaagaaaagaagaggaaataCCCTCCAATTTGACCATCCACAAACCACGGTCGCCAATCACTACCTAAAGAAATATTGAGAGATTTTATCCATTGCTCGATGCCAACATGTGGAATAACCATGTCATGATCACCACTGTAGGCAACAGATCAAAAGTAAATCCATATTTAGTTTATACTTACATTCttgaaattatttcattttatgcggattataatttatgagagaTCACTTTATGCTCCAAAAAACTGATAAAGTTGTAAATAATCACCTGAAAACTAAGACTCGCAGGCCTGAGTTGGTGAGGTTTTTATGATAGCCAAACACATTATTGACATTCTCAGTATAAGATAGGCTAATGTTGCACCTAAAAAATTCTTCCACTGTTCCCTGGTTGCAGCATCATAGAAGTATCTACATCAATGGGATTAGGAGTGGATCGATATAAATAGTATCAGAGTTTATTATTGATCATGAAGTGGAAATTTGTTTGACCCTTCAAGGAGTATTTGTTTGCTTGATTTCGCAATCTTATAGAACATAACAAGGATGATGTGTATGCATGAAGAGTgattatgatatctcatatcGGATAAGGAAAAAAGTTtatgacattatatatatatgaacttcTAATCAAATAGGCATATTTTAAAACCGTAAGGACCCCTTGAACCCAAAGTGGCCAAGATTTGCACAGTTAAAAACGAGCAGTTACATATatgacataaataaaataaatttcacttACCGGTCTAATGTAAAGGGCATCTTGGACGCTTTTGTAGTTCGCCCATATATCAGAGAGCGAATGCTCGAAATTCTGCATAAGAGAGGCAGATATAAAATTGTACAGTATTATACTTACACAATCTCAAACACACAGCATTTATAAAGGGAGGGATAGGGGTTTACCCGACACCAATCATTGCCAGTTCTATATTGTGATGGAAGGAGAAAACTTCTTGAATTCTCCCGGAGAGATCttctaatttctttgttttgcttTGGGGATATGAAGGAACATTTGGGCTCCAAAATATCCTGGAGACTTACTTGCTCTATGCACTGCAAATATCAGACTTTAACTCATCCTCAAGTTACGGAAAACAATATGCAGAATGGAAACTGAAGTTAAGAGTTAACCCACGAATTTACCAGTGAGATAGATTCAAGTGCTTCTACACATTTTGCGTTGGAGGGATCTATATCAACATACCTGCCATTGCAACCTGTTTTGGCAGCCTGAAGAAGTACAAAGCATTAGTTTATGATAGAATATAAACAACGGTTCAAAcaggggaggaaaaaaaaaagaggtgaaAACCTAAATCCAAAGTGAATAAAAACTACATGATTTTGATGAAGGCCGGTGTGCTCTAATTATTACCTCATAGAGTGCATCTGATATAAGTGCCATCCGGTGAGCATATACGATTCTTGAATTCAATTCAATGGTCGTATCAGTATGAGGGCTTCCGATCAAATATCCCTGAGATCATTCAAAGAACATTATATTCAATGTACTTTACAGAACTCAGAAGCTATAATCTAATGGTCTAAATGGTCATATTACTTTGAGATTAATGTGGGGTTCTTCTCCAACTCCATTTCCTGCAAGTCAATAATTAATCAACCAAGGCTCCATAAAATCATTTGactcaaaatattaaatgaaatgcCCTTAGTTCCATATGTAATGGTTTACCATCCATTATTTCCTGAGCAATGATGGGAGCAATTAGGCCTGAATAGGAATCAGCCCCAATAAAGAGTGGATTCAACTTGAAATCCGGGTGATCATTCAACCACTGCATCACAACTCAAACAAGACGTAGAAAATGAATTCAATTGTAGCGGTATAGGGCATAAATATCGATCATAGTTGAGATACATATATAATTGCTAAAGAACAATTAGGCCAACTCAAATATATACTATATATCAAAcacattaattttcttaattctttTGAAGTATCTCAACTCACATTTCTCAAAAACCCAAGAGTCTGAATGACGGACAATGTGTCTGAGGTGGTGTAGGCTTGGGACGTTGTTGCATAAGAGAAGCCAGTACCCACAGGTGCATCTACAAATATTATGTTGGCCGTCTGCAATTCATCAAatcaattcaaatttaaaattcagacttttttttttcaaaaaaaaaaacaacagtGTTAAATTTTATACCTTAGTCCATGAGTGAGGGTAAGGTAGGAACGTTGGTAAACCTCCAATATAATCTGTAGTGTTGAAAACTACTGGGCCTACAGAGgaacataaaatatttgaagCCATTTCTGCTAGCAATCACCAATtacagaaaggaaaaaaaaagaaaaaacaaacaaagaagaaaaaaggaaaatagtcCATTGTGGTCATTGGACTTTCAAGCTTCTTGAAAAGCTGCTTAAAGctttttactaaattaaaagcGTTTATGTAAAGTATAATATTACCGAAGTTAACGTCATCAAAGTTTATTAATGAAATAAGGATTTTCATGTGTATTTAATATATGCTTTTCACaatggaaaatttaaaatctttccttataaaatattattctcaGTTTTGACACTTCTTTCAGACCTCTAACTGATATCccagataatattttttatagttctTCCATTTATAGTGTGCTCTGGCCGCATTGGATCCACCTCTCCATCATTTTTTCACCAGTAAGGTCAAACTAAACTTAAAGAACAGTAAAGTAGTTATCATTGTTTTTCCCTCACTATATAGACCTTAATAGTCAAATTTCAACTCTTAACACTGCGTGGACTTTTGCTAACCTGTGTTGTATGCATGCCCTTCTTCAAAGTACTTTTCAGTTGGGACTTGGGATACAATCTAAAGCAAGTTTTTTCTGTAAAATAGAAGTCTGTACATAAATATATGTAAGGGGCAAATGCCGTTGTTCCCCTCCGTTCCGCTCAGCGAGGGTTGCCCTTCCAGAGGCATTACAATTTAGgggtatttttaaaatttcaatatctGAGGGTTACATAAAAAACCTTAATTTTGCATCGTCAATATCTGAGGCAATCTGTCGaatttctgttttcttttgtttttctctaatttcttcaTTAGGAATCGTTGCAAGAAAATCAACGATACAATATAACTCAACGAGTAGAAGAAGAAGTGGAAATCTCGGCATACCAACTTGATAAAAgaagccattcaaaccagaacaACCAGGGCCTCCATTCATGTAAAGAATAAGAGGGTCAGCTCCAGGGTTGCCTTGAGACTCCACAAAGTAGTAGAAGAACTCTATATCACCCACGCTCACATATCTGACCAATACAACAACTCCAATATCAATTCAAATGATGAAAATGCtatataaactataaataataaatctccAGAAAACTGATAACATACTCACCCAGTTTCAAGCTTAAAGGGTAGTTCACCAGAGAAACCTGGTAGAGTCTTGACAATGTTGCGGGACACTGCCTTCCCAGAGAAAAGCAGAAGCAGCAGAAAATGCAGATACATGAGACCCATGAACTTTCACTCTAGTAGTTGCAGAGTAGTGATCAGGGACCAACAGGCCGTGGATATCTCAATTCGAATTATGTAGTGAAATGGGTTGGGATGGACATTTCACATGAATTGAACGTTAGAAGAAAGAAGCAGGAACGTTAGGTGAATCAAGGGATCCATTAAATGAtttataaactaaaatttattaaataatttctgTCAATGATCTATCCACGTGGATCTTTgaccaaaaaaatttattatccaTATTTATGAGAGCGTGTGAAATTTATTAGCCTGATGTGATCACGTTGGTTTAGGTATTTTATAATACTTGATAGTTTTTTAATCTATCCACGGTTTCagtgttccattttttttattagatggCCCactacaaaaatttattttcattaagatgCGGACCGTGGGCATTGGGCATTGGTTAaaataaagggagaattatattttgaaaattaatatttgtccatatatcatgcatatttaagtTCAATACccaaacaaaatatgaaaattaagatgaacgatattgtctttcattaatctctaaaatacccttaacccttATATAGGCCCAAGTgagtgaattttaattttttttgtgtt contains the following coding sequences:
- the LOC100246323 gene encoding serine carboxypeptidase-like 17, whose translation is MGLMYLHFLLLLLFSGKAVSRNIVKTLPGFSGELPFKLETGYVSVGDIEFFYYFVESQGNPGADPLILYMNGGPGCSGLNGFFYQVGPVVFNTTDYIGGLPTFLPYPHSWTKTANIIFVDAPVGTGFSYATTSQAYTTSDTLSVIQTLGFLRNWLNDHPDFKLNPLFIGADSYSGLIAPIIAQEIMDGNGVGEEPHINLKGYLIGSPHTDTTIELNSRIVYAHRMALISDALYEAAKTGCNGRYVDIDPSNAKCVEALESISLCIEQVSLQDILEPKCSFISPKQNKEIRRSLRENSRSFLLPSQYRTGNDWCRNFEHSLSDIWANYKSVQDALYIRPGTVEEFFRCNISLSYTENVNNVFGYHKNLTNSGLRVLVFSGDHDMVIPHVGIEQWIKSLNISLGSDWRPWFVDGQIGGYTRKYVNKAYSLTYSTLKGAGHSPTEYRRRESYEMFYRWIHHYPL